Proteins from one Mesoplodon densirostris isolate mMesDen1 chromosome 1, mMesDen1 primary haplotype, whole genome shotgun sequence genomic window:
- the LOC132496153 gene encoding zinc finger protein 260-like isoform X3 → MLENYSHLVSVGYCIPKPELIFRLEQGEQPWVLEEESPSQSYPEVCKVDNQLEQSQEIQDRHFRQAPFISNKTLTIERGNVLGKMFNFSTYPVSSVKIPCKCDTSGMSLKYISELIIEKNYLRKKSDDLSAYGKLFLRINHEKTHVGEIPYEFIQNGKYLSHNEDFIPYEKIKNVEQSFDYKERGKDFCEKTLFITYKQAHKGQSPCEHRECDKTFCNYSTPPKRESLYEFNEHGKTSEKLSLLKHRVHLKVKDYEHIEKVGNFSRSNFPDSGERTFECNNLGEPFWEKSVLNVTQRTTIGDNVYECNECEKAFCEKSKLTKHQRLHTGEKPYECNECGKCFSRKSLLTLHQRIHTGEKPYKCNECGKSFSRNSHLIIHQRTHTGEKPYECKECRKSFYHKSYLTVHQRIHTGEKPYECNQCGKTFISNSVLTVHQKTHTGEKPYECSQCGKFFSRNSYLTVHQRTHSGEKPYECKVCGKTFCHKSDVTKHQKTHIGRKPYKCNECEKTFSRNSGLKVHQRTHTKEKPYECNECGKSFSEKSVLTVHQRIHTGEKPYKCNECGKTFYNKSDLTKHQRTHTGEKPYECKECGKFFSRNSYLTVHQRAHTGEKPYVCKKCGKTFYYKSDYTVHKRTHRGEKSSHCDQCGKTFTCNSVLRSHQRTHTGEKPYECKECGKSFSEKSVLTVHQRIHTGEKPYKCNECGKPFYHKSDLTKHQRTHTGEKPYECSHCGKTFSCNSGLKVHQRRHIREKPYECIECGKTSKKSVLTVHSKLHTGEKIF, encoded by the exons atgctggagaactaTAGTCATCTCGTCTCAGTGG GGTATTGCATCCCTAAACCAGAACTGATCTTCAGGTTGGAACAAGGAGAGCAACCATGGGTATTAGAGGAAGAGTCCCCAAGCCAGAGCTACCCAG aagTGTGCAAAGTTGATAACCAGCTAGAGCAGAGTCAGGAAATCCAGGACAGACATTTCAGGCAAGCTCCGTTTATCAGCAACAAAACACTGACTATAGAGAGAGGTAATGTATtaggaaaaatgtttaatttcagcACATACCCAGTTTCTTCTGTAAAAATACCTTGTAAATGTGACACAAGTGGTATGAGtttgaaatatatttcagaattaaTTATTGAGAAAAACTATTTAAGAAAGAAGTCTGATGATCTCAGCGCATATGGAAAATTATTCCTTCGTATTAACCATGAAAAAACTCATGTGGGAGAGATACCTTATGAATTCATTCAAAATGGAAAGTACCTCAGTCATAATGAAGACTTCATTCcctatgagaaaattaaaaatgtagagCAGTCTTTTGACTACAAAGAACGTGGGAAAGATTTCTGTGAgaagacacttttcatcacataTAAACAAGCTCACAAGGGACAGAGTCCTTGTGAACATAGGGAATGTGATAAAACATTCTGTAATTATTCAACCCCCCCAAAAAGAGAAAGTCTTTATGAGTTTAATGAACATGGTAAAACCTCTGAGAAATTATCTCTCTTGAAACATAGAGTTCATTTGAAGGTGAAAGATTATGAACATATTGAAAAAGTGGGTAATTTCAGCAGATCAAACTTTCCTGACTCAGGAGAGAGAACATTTGAATGTAACAACCTGGGGGAACCTTTCTGGGAGAAGTCAGTTCTTAATGTAACTCAGAGAACAACTATAGGAGACAATGTctatgaatgtaatgaatgtgaaAAAGCATTCTGTGAAAAATCAAAACTCACCAAACATCAGAGACtacatacaggagagaaaccctatgaatgtaacgAATGTGGGAAATGCTTCTCTAGGAAGTCACTTCTCACTTTACATCAGagaatccacactggagagaagccctataaatgtaatgaatgtgggaaatccttcTCTAGGAATTCACACCTCATAATTCATCAGAGaactcacacaggagagaaaccctatgaatgtaaggaatgtagAAAAAGCTTCTACCATAAGTCATATCTCACAGTACACCAGAGAATTCACACaggggagaaaccctatgaatgtaatcaATGTGGGAAAACCTTCATAAGCAACTCAGTTCTCACAGTACATCAGAAAACACACACAGGTGAGAAACCCTATGAGTGTAGTCAATGTGGGAAATTTTTCTCCAGGAATTCATACCTTACAGTACATCAGAGAACTCACTCAGGTGAGAAACCATATGAATGTAAGGTATGTGGGAAAACCTTCTGTCATAAGTCAGATGTCACTAAACACCAGAAAACTCACATAGGGAGGAAACCCTACAAATGTAATGAATGCGAGAAAACCTTCAGTCGCAATTCAGGCCTAAAAGTACACCAGAGAACACACACTAaggagaaaccctatgaatgtaatgagtgtgggaaaTCCTTCTCTGAGAAATCAGTCCTCACGGTACATCAGAGAATACACACAGGGGAAAAACCTTATAAGTGTAACGAATGTGGAAAAACCTTTTACAATAAGTCAGATCTCACTAAACACCAGAGAACTCACACaggtgagaaaccctatgaatgtaaggaatgtgggaaattcTTCTCTAGAAATTCATACCTTACAGTACACCAGAGAGCTCACACAGGGGAAAAACCCTATGTGTGTAAAAAATGTGGGAAAACCTTCTACTATAAGTCAGACTATACAGTACATAAGAGAACACACAGAGGGGAGAAGTCTTCTCACTGTGATCAGTGTGGGAAAACCTTCACTTGCAATTCAGTCCTCAGATCACATCAGAGAActcacacaggggagaagccctatgAATGTAAGGAGTGTGGGAAATCTTTCTCTGAGAAATCAGTCCTCACTGTACATCAGAGGATACACACAGGGGAAAAACCTTATAAGTGTAATGAATGCGGGAAGCCTTTCTATCATAAGTCAGATCTCACTAAACATCAGAggacacacacaggggagaaaccctatgaatgcagTCATTGTGGGAAAACCTTCAGTTGCAACTCAGGTCTCAAAGTACATCAGAGAAGACACATAagggagaaaccctatgaatgtattGAGTGTGGGAAAACCTCTAAGAAATCAGTTCTCACAGTACATTCAAAATTAcatacaggggaaaaaatcttttaa
- the LOC132496153 gene encoding zinc finger protein 260-like isoform X2, translating to MKKSYESLSFEDVTLDFTKEEWQQLDHAQRTLYRDVMLENYSHLVSVEVCKVDNQLEQSQEIQDRHFRQAPFISNKTLTIERGNVLGKMFNFSTYPVSSVKIPCKCDTSGMSLKYISELIIEKNYLRKKSDDLSAYGKLFLRINHEKTHVGEIPYEFIQNGKYLSHNEDFIPYEKIKNVEQSFDYKERGKDFCEKTLFITYKQAHKGQSPCEHRECDKTFCNYSTPPKRESLYEFNEHGKTSEKLSLLKHRVHLKVKDYEHIEKVGNFSRSNFPDSGERTFECNNLGEPFWEKSVLNVTQRTTIGDNVYECNECEKAFCEKSKLTKHQRLHTGEKPYECNECGKCFSRKSLLTLHQRIHTGEKPYKCNECGKSFSRNSHLIIHQRTHTGEKPYECKECRKSFYHKSYLTVHQRIHTGEKPYECNQCGKTFISNSVLTVHQKTHTGEKPYECSQCGKFFSRNSYLTVHQRTHSGEKPYECKVCGKTFCHKSDVTKHQKTHIGRKPYKCNECEKTFSRNSGLKVHQRTHTKEKPYECNECGKSFSEKSVLTVHQRIHTGEKPYKCNECGKTFYNKSDLTKHQRTHTGEKPYECKECGKFFSRNSYLTVHQRAHTGEKPYVCKKCGKTFYYKSDYTVHKRTHRGEKSSHCDQCGKTFTCNSVLRSHQRTHTGEKPYECKECGKSFSEKSVLTVHQRIHTGEKPYKCNECGKPFYHKSDLTKHQRTHTGEKPYECSHCGKTFSCNSGLKVHQRRHIREKPYECIECGKTSKKSVLTVHSKLHTGEKIF from the exons GAATCCTTATCATTTGAGGATGTGACTTTGGACTTCACCAAGGAGGAGTGGCAGCAGCTGGACCATGCTCAGAGGACACTGTACAGggatgtgatgctggagaactaTAGTCATCTCGTCTCAGTGG aagTGTGCAAAGTTGATAACCAGCTAGAGCAGAGTCAGGAAATCCAGGACAGACATTTCAGGCAAGCTCCGTTTATCAGCAACAAAACACTGACTATAGAGAGAGGTAATGTATtaggaaaaatgtttaatttcagcACATACCCAGTTTCTTCTGTAAAAATACCTTGTAAATGTGACACAAGTGGTATGAGtttgaaatatatttcagaattaaTTATTGAGAAAAACTATTTAAGAAAGAAGTCTGATGATCTCAGCGCATATGGAAAATTATTCCTTCGTATTAACCATGAAAAAACTCATGTGGGAGAGATACCTTATGAATTCATTCAAAATGGAAAGTACCTCAGTCATAATGAAGACTTCATTCcctatgagaaaattaaaaatgtagagCAGTCTTTTGACTACAAAGAACGTGGGAAAGATTTCTGTGAgaagacacttttcatcacataTAAACAAGCTCACAAGGGACAGAGTCCTTGTGAACATAGGGAATGTGATAAAACATTCTGTAATTATTCAACCCCCCCAAAAAGAGAAAGTCTTTATGAGTTTAATGAACATGGTAAAACCTCTGAGAAATTATCTCTCTTGAAACATAGAGTTCATTTGAAGGTGAAAGATTATGAACATATTGAAAAAGTGGGTAATTTCAGCAGATCAAACTTTCCTGACTCAGGAGAGAGAACATTTGAATGTAACAACCTGGGGGAACCTTTCTGGGAGAAGTCAGTTCTTAATGTAACTCAGAGAACAACTATAGGAGACAATGTctatgaatgtaatgaatgtgaaAAAGCATTCTGTGAAAAATCAAAACTCACCAAACATCAGAGACtacatacaggagagaaaccctatgaatgtaacgAATGTGGGAAATGCTTCTCTAGGAAGTCACTTCTCACTTTACATCAGagaatccacactggagagaagccctataaatgtaatgaatgtgggaaatccttcTCTAGGAATTCACACCTCATAATTCATCAGAGaactcacacaggagagaaaccctatgaatgtaaggaatgtagAAAAAGCTTCTACCATAAGTCATATCTCACAGTACACCAGAGAATTCACACaggggagaaaccctatgaatgtaatcaATGTGGGAAAACCTTCATAAGCAACTCAGTTCTCACAGTACATCAGAAAACACACACAGGTGAGAAACCCTATGAGTGTAGTCAATGTGGGAAATTTTTCTCCAGGAATTCATACCTTACAGTACATCAGAGAACTCACTCAGGTGAGAAACCATATGAATGTAAGGTATGTGGGAAAACCTTCTGTCATAAGTCAGATGTCACTAAACACCAGAAAACTCACATAGGGAGGAAACCCTACAAATGTAATGAATGCGAGAAAACCTTCAGTCGCAATTCAGGCCTAAAAGTACACCAGAGAACACACACTAaggagaaaccctatgaatgtaatgagtgtgggaaaTCCTTCTCTGAGAAATCAGTCCTCACGGTACATCAGAGAATACACACAGGGGAAAAACCTTATAAGTGTAACGAATGTGGAAAAACCTTTTACAATAAGTCAGATCTCACTAAACACCAGAGAACTCACACaggtgagaaaccctatgaatgtaaggaatgtgggaaattcTTCTCTAGAAATTCATACCTTACAGTACACCAGAGAGCTCACACAGGGGAAAAACCCTATGTGTGTAAAAAATGTGGGAAAACCTTCTACTATAAGTCAGACTATACAGTACATAAGAGAACACACAGAGGGGAGAAGTCTTCTCACTGTGATCAGTGTGGGAAAACCTTCACTTGCAATTCAGTCCTCAGATCACATCAGAGAActcacacaggggagaagccctatgAATGTAAGGAGTGTGGGAAATCTTTCTCTGAGAAATCAGTCCTCACTGTACATCAGAGGATACACACAGGGGAAAAACCTTATAAGTGTAATGAATGCGGGAAGCCTTTCTATCATAAGTCAGATCTCACTAAACATCAGAggacacacacaggggagaaaccctatgaatgcagTCATTGTGGGAAAACCTTCAGTTGCAACTCAGGTCTCAAAGTACATCAGAGAAGACACATAagggagaaaccctatgaatgtattGAGTGTGGGAAAACCTCTAAGAAATCAGTTCTCACAGTACATTCAAAATTAcatacaggggaaaaaatcttttaa
- the LOC132496153 gene encoding zinc finger protein 33B-like isoform X1 produces the protein MKKSYESLSFEDVTLDFTKEEWQQLDHAQRTLYRDVMLENYSHLVSVGYCIPKPELIFRLEQGEQPWVLEEESPSQSYPEVCKVDNQLEQSQEIQDRHFRQAPFISNKTLTIERGNVLGKMFNFSTYPVSSVKIPCKCDTSGMSLKYISELIIEKNYLRKKSDDLSAYGKLFLRINHEKTHVGEIPYEFIQNGKYLSHNEDFIPYEKIKNVEQSFDYKERGKDFCEKTLFITYKQAHKGQSPCEHRECDKTFCNYSTPPKRESLYEFNEHGKTSEKLSLLKHRVHLKVKDYEHIEKVGNFSRSNFPDSGERTFECNNLGEPFWEKSVLNVTQRTTIGDNVYECNECEKAFCEKSKLTKHQRLHTGEKPYECNECGKCFSRKSLLTLHQRIHTGEKPYKCNECGKSFSRNSHLIIHQRTHTGEKPYECKECRKSFYHKSYLTVHQRIHTGEKPYECNQCGKTFISNSVLTVHQKTHTGEKPYECSQCGKFFSRNSYLTVHQRTHSGEKPYECKVCGKTFCHKSDVTKHQKTHIGRKPYKCNECEKTFSRNSGLKVHQRTHTKEKPYECNECGKSFSEKSVLTVHQRIHTGEKPYKCNECGKTFYNKSDLTKHQRTHTGEKPYECKECGKFFSRNSYLTVHQRAHTGEKPYVCKKCGKTFYYKSDYTVHKRTHRGEKSSHCDQCGKTFTCNSVLRSHQRTHTGEKPYECKECGKSFSEKSVLTVHQRIHTGEKPYKCNECGKPFYHKSDLTKHQRTHTGEKPYECSHCGKTFSCNSGLKVHQRRHIREKPYECIECGKTSKKSVLTVHSKLHTGEKIF, from the exons GAATCCTTATCATTTGAGGATGTGACTTTGGACTTCACCAAGGAGGAGTGGCAGCAGCTGGACCATGCTCAGAGGACACTGTACAGggatgtgatgctggagaactaTAGTCATCTCGTCTCAGTGG GGTATTGCATCCCTAAACCAGAACTGATCTTCAGGTTGGAACAAGGAGAGCAACCATGGGTATTAGAGGAAGAGTCCCCAAGCCAGAGCTACCCAG aagTGTGCAAAGTTGATAACCAGCTAGAGCAGAGTCAGGAAATCCAGGACAGACATTTCAGGCAAGCTCCGTTTATCAGCAACAAAACACTGACTATAGAGAGAGGTAATGTATtaggaaaaatgtttaatttcagcACATACCCAGTTTCTTCTGTAAAAATACCTTGTAAATGTGACACAAGTGGTATGAGtttgaaatatatttcagaattaaTTATTGAGAAAAACTATTTAAGAAAGAAGTCTGATGATCTCAGCGCATATGGAAAATTATTCCTTCGTATTAACCATGAAAAAACTCATGTGGGAGAGATACCTTATGAATTCATTCAAAATGGAAAGTACCTCAGTCATAATGAAGACTTCATTCcctatgagaaaattaaaaatgtagagCAGTCTTTTGACTACAAAGAACGTGGGAAAGATTTCTGTGAgaagacacttttcatcacataTAAACAAGCTCACAAGGGACAGAGTCCTTGTGAACATAGGGAATGTGATAAAACATTCTGTAATTATTCAACCCCCCCAAAAAGAGAAAGTCTTTATGAGTTTAATGAACATGGTAAAACCTCTGAGAAATTATCTCTCTTGAAACATAGAGTTCATTTGAAGGTGAAAGATTATGAACATATTGAAAAAGTGGGTAATTTCAGCAGATCAAACTTTCCTGACTCAGGAGAGAGAACATTTGAATGTAACAACCTGGGGGAACCTTTCTGGGAGAAGTCAGTTCTTAATGTAACTCAGAGAACAACTATAGGAGACAATGTctatgaatgtaatgaatgtgaaAAAGCATTCTGTGAAAAATCAAAACTCACCAAACATCAGAGACtacatacaggagagaaaccctatgaatgtaacgAATGTGGGAAATGCTTCTCTAGGAAGTCACTTCTCACTTTACATCAGagaatccacactggagagaagccctataaatgtaatgaatgtgggaaatccttcTCTAGGAATTCACACCTCATAATTCATCAGAGaactcacacaggagagaaaccctatgaatgtaaggaatgtagAAAAAGCTTCTACCATAAGTCATATCTCACAGTACACCAGAGAATTCACACaggggagaaaccctatgaatgtaatcaATGTGGGAAAACCTTCATAAGCAACTCAGTTCTCACAGTACATCAGAAAACACACACAGGTGAGAAACCCTATGAGTGTAGTCAATGTGGGAAATTTTTCTCCAGGAATTCATACCTTACAGTACATCAGAGAACTCACTCAGGTGAGAAACCATATGAATGTAAGGTATGTGGGAAAACCTTCTGTCATAAGTCAGATGTCACTAAACACCAGAAAACTCACATAGGGAGGAAACCCTACAAATGTAATGAATGCGAGAAAACCTTCAGTCGCAATTCAGGCCTAAAAGTACACCAGAGAACACACACTAaggagaaaccctatgaatgtaatgagtgtgggaaaTCCTTCTCTGAGAAATCAGTCCTCACGGTACATCAGAGAATACACACAGGGGAAAAACCTTATAAGTGTAACGAATGTGGAAAAACCTTTTACAATAAGTCAGATCTCACTAAACACCAGAGAACTCACACaggtgagaaaccctatgaatgtaaggaatgtgggaaattcTTCTCTAGAAATTCATACCTTACAGTACACCAGAGAGCTCACACAGGGGAAAAACCCTATGTGTGTAAAAAATGTGGGAAAACCTTCTACTATAAGTCAGACTATACAGTACATAAGAGAACACACAGAGGGGAGAAGTCTTCTCACTGTGATCAGTGTGGGAAAACCTTCACTTGCAATTCAGTCCTCAGATCACATCAGAGAActcacacaggggagaagccctatgAATGTAAGGAGTGTGGGAAATCTTTCTCTGAGAAATCAGTCCTCACTGTACATCAGAGGATACACACAGGGGAAAAACCTTATAAGTGTAATGAATGCGGGAAGCCTTTCTATCATAAGTCAGATCTCACTAAACATCAGAggacacacacaggggagaaaccctatgaatgcagTCATTGTGGGAAAACCTTCAGTTGCAACTCAGGTCTCAAAGTACATCAGAGAAGACACATAagggagaaaccctatgaatgtattGAGTGTGGGAAAACCTCTAAGAAATCAGTTCTCACAGTACATTCAAAATTAcatacaggggaaaaaatcttttaa
- the LOC132496153 gene encoding zinc finger protein 260-like isoform X4: MFNFSTYPVSSVKIPCKCDTSGMSLKYISELIIEKNYLRKKSDDLSAYGKLFLRINHEKTHVGEIPYEFIQNGKYLSHNEDFIPYEKIKNVEQSFDYKERGKDFCEKTLFITYKQAHKGQSPCEHRECDKTFCNYSTPPKRESLYEFNEHGKTSEKLSLLKHRVHLKVKDYEHIEKVGNFSRSNFPDSGERTFECNNLGEPFWEKSVLNVTQRTTIGDNVYECNECEKAFCEKSKLTKHQRLHTGEKPYECNECGKCFSRKSLLTLHQRIHTGEKPYKCNECGKSFSRNSHLIIHQRTHTGEKPYECKECRKSFYHKSYLTVHQRIHTGEKPYECNQCGKTFISNSVLTVHQKTHTGEKPYECSQCGKFFSRNSYLTVHQRTHSGEKPYECKVCGKTFCHKSDVTKHQKTHIGRKPYKCNECEKTFSRNSGLKVHQRTHTKEKPYECNECGKSFSEKSVLTVHQRIHTGEKPYKCNECGKTFYNKSDLTKHQRTHTGEKPYECKECGKFFSRNSYLTVHQRAHTGEKPYVCKKCGKTFYYKSDYTVHKRTHRGEKSSHCDQCGKTFTCNSVLRSHQRTHTGEKPYECKECGKSFSEKSVLTVHQRIHTGEKPYKCNECGKPFYHKSDLTKHQRTHTGEKPYECSHCGKTFSCNSGLKVHQRRHIREKPYECIECGKTSKKSVLTVHSKLHTGEKIF, encoded by the coding sequence atgtttaatttcagcACATACCCAGTTTCTTCTGTAAAAATACCTTGTAAATGTGACACAAGTGGTATGAGtttgaaatatatttcagaattaaTTATTGAGAAAAACTATTTAAGAAAGAAGTCTGATGATCTCAGCGCATATGGAAAATTATTCCTTCGTATTAACCATGAAAAAACTCATGTGGGAGAGATACCTTATGAATTCATTCAAAATGGAAAGTACCTCAGTCATAATGAAGACTTCATTCcctatgagaaaattaaaaatgtagagCAGTCTTTTGACTACAAAGAACGTGGGAAAGATTTCTGTGAgaagacacttttcatcacataTAAACAAGCTCACAAGGGACAGAGTCCTTGTGAACATAGGGAATGTGATAAAACATTCTGTAATTATTCAACCCCCCCAAAAAGAGAAAGTCTTTATGAGTTTAATGAACATGGTAAAACCTCTGAGAAATTATCTCTCTTGAAACATAGAGTTCATTTGAAGGTGAAAGATTATGAACATATTGAAAAAGTGGGTAATTTCAGCAGATCAAACTTTCCTGACTCAGGAGAGAGAACATTTGAATGTAACAACCTGGGGGAACCTTTCTGGGAGAAGTCAGTTCTTAATGTAACTCAGAGAACAACTATAGGAGACAATGTctatgaatgtaatgaatgtgaaAAAGCATTCTGTGAAAAATCAAAACTCACCAAACATCAGAGACtacatacaggagagaaaccctatgaatgtaacgAATGTGGGAAATGCTTCTCTAGGAAGTCACTTCTCACTTTACATCAGagaatccacactggagagaagccctataaatgtaatgaatgtgggaaatccttcTCTAGGAATTCACACCTCATAATTCATCAGAGaactcacacaggagagaaaccctatgaatgtaaggaatgtagAAAAAGCTTCTACCATAAGTCATATCTCACAGTACACCAGAGAATTCACACaggggagaaaccctatgaatgtaatcaATGTGGGAAAACCTTCATAAGCAACTCAGTTCTCACAGTACATCAGAAAACACACACAGGTGAGAAACCCTATGAGTGTAGTCAATGTGGGAAATTTTTCTCCAGGAATTCATACCTTACAGTACATCAGAGAACTCACTCAGGTGAGAAACCATATGAATGTAAGGTATGTGGGAAAACCTTCTGTCATAAGTCAGATGTCACTAAACACCAGAAAACTCACATAGGGAGGAAACCCTACAAATGTAATGAATGCGAGAAAACCTTCAGTCGCAATTCAGGCCTAAAAGTACACCAGAGAACACACACTAaggagaaaccctatgaatgtaatgagtgtgggaaaTCCTTCTCTGAGAAATCAGTCCTCACGGTACATCAGAGAATACACACAGGGGAAAAACCTTATAAGTGTAACGAATGTGGAAAAACCTTTTACAATAAGTCAGATCTCACTAAACACCAGAGAACTCACACaggtgagaaaccctatgaatgtaaggaatgtgggaaattcTTCTCTAGAAATTCATACCTTACAGTACACCAGAGAGCTCACACAGGGGAAAAACCCTATGTGTGTAAAAAATGTGGGAAAACCTTCTACTATAAGTCAGACTATACAGTACATAAGAGAACACACAGAGGGGAGAAGTCTTCTCACTGTGATCAGTGTGGGAAAACCTTCACTTGCAATTCAGTCCTCAGATCACATCAGAGAActcacacaggggagaagccctatgAATGTAAGGAGTGTGGGAAATCTTTCTCTGAGAAATCAGTCCTCACTGTACATCAGAGGATACACACAGGGGAAAAACCTTATAAGTGTAATGAATGCGGGAAGCCTTTCTATCATAAGTCAGATCTCACTAAACATCAGAggacacacacaggggagaaaccctatgaatgcagTCATTGTGGGAAAACCTTCAGTTGCAACTCAGGTCTCAAAGTACATCAGAGAAGACACATAagggagaaaccctatgaatgtattGAGTGTGGGAAAACCTCTAAGAAATCAGTTCTCACAGTACATTCAAAATTAcatacaggggaaaaaatcttttaa